The following proteins are co-located in the Escherichia fergusonii ATCC 35469 genome:
- the lafU gene encoding putative lateral flagellar export/assembly protein LafU: MTTIKLIVNSVSKSERESIIAALHGQSIFNGGGLSPLNKISPTHPPKPATVAVPEETEKKARDVNEKTALLKKKSATELGELATSINTIARDAHMEANLEMEIVPQGLRVLIKDDQNRNMFERGSAKIMPFFKTLLVELAPVFDSLDNKIIITGHTDAMAYKSNIYNNWNLSGDRALSARRVLEDAGMPEDKVMQVSAMADQMLLDAKNPQSAGNRRIEIMVLTKSASDTLYQYFGQHGDKVVQPLVQKLDKQQVLSQRMR, from the coding sequence GTGACGACGATAAAGTTGATAGTGAACAGCGTCAGTAAATCCGAGCGTGAAAGCATTATCGCCGCGCTGCACGGGCAGTCGATTTTCAATGGCGGCGGGCTGTCGCCGTTAAATAAAATCAGCCCTACGCATCCGCCGAAACCTGCCACCGTGGCGGTGCCGGAAGAGACGGAGAAAAAAGCGCGCGACGTCAACGAGAAAACGGCGCTACTGAAGAAGAAGTCCGCCACTGAGCTTGGCGAGCTGGCGACCAGTATCAACACCATCGCCCGTGATGCGCATATGGAAGCGAATCTGGAGATGGAGATTGTCCCGCAGGGATTGCGCGTGCTAATTAAAGACGACCAGAACCGCAATATGTTTGAGCGCGGCAGCGCGAAGATTATGCCGTTCTTTAAAACGCTGCTGGTGGAGCTCGCGCCAGTGTTCGACTCGCTCGACAACAAAATTATTATTACCGGGCATACCGATGCGATGGCCTATAAAAGCAATATCTACAACAACTGGAACCTTTCGGGTGACCGCGCGCTTTCGGCTCGTCGGGTGCTGGAAGACGCCGGAATGCCGGAAGATAAAGTGATGCAGGTGAGCGCAATGGCGGACCAGATGCTGCTGGACGCGAAAAATCCGCAAAGCGCGGGCAATCGGCGCATTGAGATTATGGTGCTCACCAAAAGCGCGTCTGATACGTTGTATCAATATTTTGGTCAGCATGGGGATAAGGTGGTGCAGCCGCTGGTGCAAAAGCTGGATAAGCAGCAGGTGCTTTCGCAACGAATGCGTTAA
- the recD gene encoding exodeoxyribonuclease V subunit alpha produces MSLQELLLSAVEQKFLRPLDAQFALAVAGDNEPAVALAAAILSHDAGEGHVCLPLSRLVNSDEPHPLLAMGFNKFDAPQDWQNCLLASEAVSQGERPTPMILHGDRLYLNRMWSSERTVARFFNDVNYAIEIDEPLLTQTLERLFPSTGEINWQKVAAAVALTRRISVISGGPGTGKTTTVAKLLAALIQMMDGERCRIRLAAPTGKAAARLTESLGKALRQLPLTDEQKTRIPDDASTLHRLLGAQPGSQRLRHHAGNPLHLDVLVVDEASMIDLPMMSRLIEALPPHARVIFLGDRDQLASVEAGAVLGDICAWVSAGFTAQRAQQLSRLTGCEIPAGKGTEAASLRDSLCLLQKSYRFGSDSGIGQLAAAINRGDKTAVRSIFQQEFSDIEKRTLTSSEDYSAMLEEAIAGYGRYLQLLQQRAEPESIIQAFNDYQLLCALREGPFGVAGLNERLEHVLQQKRKIHRHPHSRWYEGRPVMIARNDSPLGLFNGDIGIALDRGQGMRVWFAMPDGSIKSVQPSRLPEHETTWAMTVHKSQGSEFNHAALILPTQRTPVVTRELVYTAVTRARTRLSLYTDERILSSAIATRTERRSGLPALFRV; encoded by the coding sequence ATGAGCCTTCAAGAATTATTGCTGAGCGCCGTTGAGCAAAAATTTTTGCGTCCGTTGGATGCGCAATTTGCCCTGGCGGTGGCCGGAGATAACGAGCCAGCTGTTGCGCTGGCGGCGGCCATCCTCAGCCATGATGCAGGTGAAGGGCATGTTTGCCTGCCCCTTTCTCGCCTTGTTAACAGTGATGAGCCACATCCACTACTGGCAATGGGCTTCAACAAATTTGACGCGCCGCAAGACTGGCAAAACTGCCTGTTGGCGTCAGAAGCAGTAAGCCAGGGCGAACGACCCACACCGATGATTCTGCATGGTGATCGCCTCTACCTGAATCGCATGTGGAGCAGTGAACGTACGGTGGCACGCTTTTTTAATGACGTAAATTACGCCATTGAAATTGATGAGCCACTACTGACACAAACGCTGGAGCGACTCTTCCCTTCCACAGGTGAAATCAACTGGCAAAAAGTGGCCGCTGCGGTGGCATTAACGCGGCGAATTTCGGTTATCTCTGGTGGTCCGGGAACGGGAAAAACCACAACAGTTGCAAAATTGCTGGCGGCACTGATTCAGATGATGGATGGCGAACGCTGCCGGATCCGCCTGGCTGCGCCGACAGGTAAAGCTGCTGCGAGGTTGACTGAATCTTTGGGTAAAGCACTGCGCCAACTCCCGCTAACCGACGAGCAAAAGACGCGTATTCCTGATGATGCCAGCACGTTGCACCGCTTGTTGGGTGCGCAACCGGGAAGCCAGCGTTTGCGTCATCATGCGGGAAACCCGTTGCATCTTGACGTACTGGTAGTGGATGAAGCGTCAATGATCGATCTACCGATGATGTCGCGGTTGATCGAGGCTTTACCTCCTCATGCCAGGGTGATCTTTCTGGGTGATCGCGATCAACTGGCTTCTGTAGAAGCAGGGGCCGTATTGGGTGATATCTGCGCCTGGGTCAGTGCTGGTTTTACCGCACAGCGCGCACAGCAATTATCTCGCCTGACGGGATGTGAAATACCCGCAGGCAAGGGGACCGAAGCGGCATCTTTACGAGACAGTCTCTGCCTGCTGCAAAAAAGTTACCGTTTTGGCAGCGATTCCGGGATTGGACAACTGGCTGCGGCGATTAATCGCGGAGACAAAACAGCCGTTCGTTCAATATTTCAACAGGAATTTAGCGATATCGAAAAACGCACGCTCACCAGTAGCGAAGATTACAGCGCGATGCTGGAAGAGGCGATTGCTGGCTATGGTCGGTATCTGCAACTACTGCAACAACGTGCTGAGCCGGAATCAATCATTCAGGCATTCAATGATTACCAGTTACTTTGCGCATTACGGGAAGGACCATTTGGCGTTGCCGGGCTAAATGAACGACTGGAACACGTGTTACAGCAAAAACGTAAAATTCATCGCCACCCTCATTCCCGTTGGTACGAAGGGAGACCGGTAATGATTGCCCGCAACGACAGTCCATTAGGATTGTTTAATGGTGATATCGGCATAGCGCTTGATCGCGGGCAGGGGATGCGAGTCTGGTTTGCAATGCCAGACGGAAGCATTAAATCGGTACAGCCCAGCCGTTTGCCGGAACACGAAACCACCTGGGCGATGACGGTACATAAGTCGCAGGGGTCTGAGTTTAATCATGCAGCGCTGATTTTGCCCACTCAGCGTACGCCTGTTGTGACAAGGGAACTGGTTTACACCGCAGTAACCCGCGCCCGTACACGCCTTTCGCTGTATACAGATGAACGCATTTTAAGTAGTGCAATTGCTACCCGTACAGAGCGTCGTAGCGGACTTCCGGCATTGTTCAGAGTTTAA
- the recB gene encoding exodeoxyribonuclease V subunit beta, with amino-acid sequence MSDVAETLDPLRLPLQGERLIEASAGTGKTFTIAALYLRLLLGLGGASAFPRPLTVEELLVVTFTEAATAELRGRIRSNIHELRIACLRDTTDNPLYASLLEEIDDKAQAAQWLLLAERQMDEAAVFTIHGFCQRMLNLNAFESGMLFEQQLIEDESLLRYQACADFWRRHCYPLPREIAQVVFETWKGPQALLRDINRYLQGEAPVIKAPPPDDETLISRHAQIVARINTVKQQWCETVGELDALIESSGIDRRKFNRSNQAKWIDKISRWAQEETNSYQLPESLEKFSQRFLEDRTKAGGETPRHPLFDAIDQLLAEPLSIRDLVITRALAEIRETVAREKRRRGELGFDDMLSRLDAALRSESGEALATAIRTRFPVAMIDEFQDTDPQQYRIFRRIWHQQPETALLLIGDPKQAIYAFRGADIFTYMKARSEVHAHYTLDTNWRSAPGVVNSVNKLFSQTDDAFMFREIPFVPVKSAGKNRGLHFAVNGEKQPAMKMWLMDGEYCSVGDYQSTMAQVCAMQIRDWLQAGQRGDALLMNGDTSRPVRASDISVLVRSRQEASLIRDALTLLAIPSVYLSNRDSVFETLEAQEMLWVLQAVMTPEREDTLRSALATSMMGLNALDIENLNTNETAWDAVVEEFDGYRQLWRKRGVMPMLRALMSARNIAENLLATAGGERRLTDILHISELLQQAGTQLESEHALVRWLSQHILEPDSNAASQQMRLESDKHLVQIVTIHKSKGLEYPLVWLPFITNFRVQDQAFYHDRQSFEAMLDLSEAKESVELAEAERLAEDLRLLYVALTRSVWHCSLGVAPLVRRRGDKKGPTDVHQSALGRLLQKGEPQDAAGLRACIESLCDDDITCQTPPRPDNIRWHMVESASEELSARNLQRSPGDNWRVTSYSGLQQRGHGIAQDLLPRLDIDAAGTAVSEKSEEPQLTPHQFPRGASPGTFLHSLFETLDFSQPVDSAWVREKLELDGFETWWEPVLTEWIDAILRAPLNETGISLSQLTERDKQVEMEFYLPITKPLIASQLDTLIRQFDSLSAGCPPLDFLQVRGMLKGFIDLVFRHQGRYYLLDYKSNWLGEDSSAYTQQAMAAAMQEHRYDLQYQLYTLALHRYLRHRIADYDYERHFGGVIYLFLRGVDRDNPQQGIYTTRPDGELIALMDDMFAGADVEETQ; translated from the coding sequence ATGAGTGATGTCGCCGAGACATTAGACCCTTTGCGCTTGCCCTTACAGGGCGAGCGCCTGATTGAAGCCTCTGCCGGTACAGGCAAAACCTTTACGATTGCGGCGCTCTATTTGCGCCTGTTACTTGGATTAGGCGGAGCATCCGCCTTTCCCCGTCCATTGACAGTTGAAGAACTGCTGGTGGTGACCTTTACTGAGGCCGCAACCGCAGAACTGCGTGGTCGTATCCGTAGTAATATCCACGAATTACGCATCGCCTGTCTGCGCGACACTACCGACAATCCGCTGTATGCAAGCTTGCTTGAAGAGATTGACGATAAAGCACAGGCTGCGCAGTGGTTATTGTTAGCCGAACGGCAGATGGATGAAGCTGCGGTCTTTACCATTCACGGCTTCTGTCAGCGAATGCTCAACCTGAATGCCTTCGAATCTGGCATGTTGTTTGAACAACAACTGATTGAAGATGAGTCGTTGTTGCGCTATCAGGCTTGCGCCGATTTCTGGCGCCGTCATTGTTACCCGCTACCGCGTGAAATCGCTCAGGTGGTCTTCGAAACCTGGAAAGGGCCACAGGCACTGCTAAGAGATATTAACCGTTATCTGCAAGGTGAAGCGCCAGTGATTAAAGCGCCACCACCGGATGATGAAACGCTCATTTCTCGTCACGCGCAGATTGTGGCGCGAATTAACACTGTCAAACAGCAGTGGTGTGAAACCGTAGGTGAACTGGATGCGCTGATTGAATCTTCTGGCATTGATCGACGCAAGTTTAATCGTAGCAATCAGGCCAAATGGATCGACAAGATCAGTCGCTGGGCGCAGGAAGAAACAAACAGCTATCAACTGCCGGAATCGCTGGAAAAGTTCTCTCAGCGTTTTTTAGAAGATCGCACGAAGGCAGGCGGGGAAACGCCACGCCACCCCTTGTTTGACGCGATCGATCAACTGCTTGCTGAACCGTTATCGATCCGTGATCTGGTCATCACCAGAGCACTGGCGGAGATCCGTGAAACCGTTGCCCGTGAGAAACGTCGCCGTGGCGAGCTGGGCTTTGACGATATGCTAAGTCGGCTGGACGCTGCTTTGCGTAGTGAAAGCGGAGAGGCACTGGCGACGGCGATCCGTACACGCTTCCCGGTGGCGATGATCGATGAATTCCAGGACACAGATCCGCAGCAATACCGTATTTTTCGCCGTATCTGGCATCAACAGCCGGAAACGGCGTTGCTCCTGATTGGCGATCCGAAACAGGCGATCTATGCGTTTCGTGGGGCAGATATTTTCACCTATATGAAAGCGCGTAGCGAAGTCCATGCTCATTACACGTTAGATACCAACTGGCGTTCTGCGCCGGGGGTGGTCAACAGTGTGAACAAGCTTTTCAGCCAGACCGATGACGCCTTTATGTTCCGCGAAATCCCGTTTGTTCCGGTGAAATCAGCCGGGAAAAACCGGGGGTTGCATTTTGCTGTGAACGGTGAAAAGCAGCCTGCGATGAAAATGTGGTTGATGGACGGTGAATACTGCAGCGTCGGAGACTATCAAAGCACGATGGCGCAAGTTTGTGCCATGCAGATCCGTGACTGGTTACAGGCCGGGCAACGTGGCGATGCGTTGCTGATGAACGGTGACACATCGCGCCCTGTACGAGCCTCAGATATTAGTGTTCTGGTGCGTAGTCGGCAGGAGGCATCCTTAATACGTGATGCCCTTACCCTGCTGGCGATACCTTCCGTTTACCTCTCTAACCGCGACAGCGTTTTTGAAACACTGGAAGCCCAGGAGATGTTATGGGTTTTGCAGGCAGTCATGACGCCAGAGCGGGAAGATACCCTGCGTAGTGCGCTGGCAACGTCGATGATGGGGTTGAACGCGCTGGATATTGAAAATCTCAACACCAATGAAACTGCGTGGGATGCAGTAGTTGAAGAGTTTGATGGCTATCGGCAGCTCTGGCGCAAACGTGGTGTGATGCCCATGTTGCGAGCGCTGATGTCGGCGCGAAACATAGCCGAAAACCTTCTGGCAACAGCAGGTGGAGAGCGTCGACTGACTGATATTTTGCATATCAGCGAGCTATTGCAGCAGGCGGGAACGCAACTGGAAAGCGAACATGCACTGGTGCGTTGGTTGTCACAACATATTCTCGAACCAGACAGCAATGCGGCCAGCCAGCAAATGCGTCTGGAAAGTGACAAACATCTGGTACAGATCGTCACGATCCACAAATCGAAAGGGCTGGAGTATCCGCTGGTTTGGTTACCGTTTATCACTAATTTCCGTGTACAGGATCAAGCGTTTTACCATGATCGACAATCCTTTGAAGCCATGCTGGATCTCAGCGAGGCGAAAGAGAGCGTTGAGTTGGCTGAAGCAGAGCGTCTGGCGGAGGATTTACGTCTGCTCTATGTGGCGCTGACGCGTTCAGTCTGGCATTGCAGTCTTGGTGTTGCGCCGTTGGTGCGCCGTCGTGGTGATAAAAAAGGCCCTACCGACGTACATCAAAGTGCGCTGGGGCGATTGCTGCAAAAAGGAGAACCGCAGGATGCCGCCGGGCTACGGGCGTGCATTGAGTCGCTGTGTGATGACGATATCACCTGCCAGACTCCGCCTCGCCCCGATAATATCCGTTGGCACATGGTGGAATCCGCCAGTGAGGAACTGAGCGCCAGAAACCTGCAACGTTCACCGGGCGATAACTGGCGCGTTACCAGTTATTCTGGTCTGCAACAGCGTGGGCACGGTATTGCCCAGGATCTGTTGCCACGTCTGGATATTGATGCGGCGGGCACGGCTGTCAGTGAAAAATCAGAAGAACCGCAACTTACGCCACACCAGTTTCCCCGTGGCGCATCGCCGGGAACATTTTTACATAGCCTGTTTGAAACGCTCGATTTCAGCCAACCGGTCGATAGCGCATGGGTACGAGAAAAGCTGGAACTGGATGGTTTTGAGACCTGGTGGGAGCCAGTATTAACTGAGTGGATTGACGCTATCCTGCGTGCGCCATTAAATGAAACAGGTATCAGTCTGAGTCAACTGACTGAACGCGACAAGCAGGTAGAGATGGAGTTTTATTTGCCGATCACGAAACCCCTGATTGCAAGCCAACTCGATACACTGATTCGCCAGTTTGATTCGCTTTCTGCAGGTTGTCCGCCGCTGGACTTCTTACAAGTCCGCGGGATGTTAAAAGGTTTTATCGACCTGGTGTTCCGCCATCAGGGGCGTTACTACCTGCTCGACTATAAATCGAACTGGCTGGGTGAAGACAGTTCAGCCTACACCCAACAGGCAATGGCTGCGGCTATGCAGGAACACCGCTACGATCTGCAATATCAGCTTTATACGCTGGCGCTGCACCGTTACTTGCGTCATCGCATTGCTGATTACGACTATGAACGCCATTTTGGTGGTGTCATCTACCTTTTCCTGCGCGGCGTTGACCGCGATAATCCGCAGCAGGGCATTTATACCACCCGGCCCGATGGTGAACTCATAGCTCTGATGGACGACATGTTTGCAGGTGCTGACGTAGAGGAAACACAATGA
- the ptrA gene encoding pitrilysin, translating into MPRSTWFKALLVLITLWVPFCQADTGWTPMAETIRKSEKDNRQYQAIRLDNGMVVLLVSDPQAVKSLSALVVPVGSLEDPDSYQGLAHYLEHMSLMGSKKYPQADSLAEYLKMHGGSHNASTAPYRTAFYLEVENDALNGAVDRLADAIAAPLLDKKYAERERNAVNAELTMARTRDGMRMAQVSAETINPAHPGAKFSGGNLETLSDKPGNPVQQALKNFHEKYYSANLMKAVIYSNKPLPELAQLAAETFGRVPNKESQKPEITVPVVTDAQKGIIIHYVPALPRKVVRVEFRIDNNSAKFRSKTDELITYLIGNRSPGTLSDWLQKQGLVEGISASSDPIVNGNSGVLAISATLTDKGLANRDEVIAAIFSYLNLLREKGVDKQYFDELAHVLDLDFRYPSITRDMDYVEWLADTMIRVPVEHTLDAVNIADQYDAKAVKERLAMMTPQNARIWYISPKEPHNKTAYFVDAPYQVDKISEQTFADWQKKAAGIALSLPELNPYIPDDFSLITPEKKYDHPELIVDESDLRVVYAPSRYFASEPKADISLILRNPKAMDSARNQVMFALNDYLAGLALDQLSNQAAVGGISISTNANNGLMVNASGYTQRLPQLFQALLTGYFSYSATEEQLEQAKSWYIQMLDSAEKGKAFEQAIMPVQMLSQVPYFPRDERRKLLSGISLKDVMAYRETLKTGARPEFMVIGNMSEAQAKTLARDVQKQLGAEGTEWCRNKDVLVDKKQSVILEQAGSSTDSALAAVFVPTGYDEYTSSAYSAMLGQIVQPWFYNQLRTEEQLGYAVFAFPMSVGRQWGMGFLLQSSDKQPSYLWKRYKDFFPVAEAKLRAMKPEEFAQIQQAIITQMLQAPQTLGEEASKLSKDFDRGNMRFDSRDKIVAQIKQLTPQKLADFFHQAVVEPQGMAILSQISGSQNGKAEYVHPEGWKVWENVSALQQTMPLMSEKNE; encoded by the coding sequence ATGCCCCGCAGCACCTGGTTTAAAGCGTTACTGGTTTTAATTACCCTTTGGGTACCTTTCTGTCAGGCAGACACCGGTTGGACACCTATGGCGGAAACCATCCGTAAAAGTGAAAAAGATAATCGCCAGTATCAGGCTATACGGCTGGATAACGGCATGGTGGTGTTGCTGGTTTCCGATCCTCAGGCGGTCAAATCGCTTTCAGCGCTTGTTGTACCTGTTGGGTCGCTTGAAGATCCTGACTCTTATCAGGGGCTGGCGCACTATCTCGAACATATGAGCCTGATGGGCTCGAAAAAATATCCACAGGCAGACAGCCTTGCGGAATATCTCAAAATGCATGGCGGTAGCCACAATGCCAGCACAGCGCCATATCGCACGGCTTTCTATCTTGAAGTAGAAAATGATGCCCTGAATGGTGCGGTTGATCGTCTGGCGGATGCCATTGCAGCCCCTTTACTCGACAAAAAATATGCCGAGCGCGAGCGTAACGCGGTAAACGCTGAACTCACTATGGCACGCACCCGTGACGGTATGCGCATGGCACAAGTGAGCGCCGAAACTATTAACCCGGCACACCCTGGGGCGAAGTTTTCTGGCGGAAATCTGGAAACCTTAAGCGACAAACCTGGAAATCCGGTACAGCAGGCGCTGAAAAATTTCCATGAGAAATACTATTCAGCCAATCTGATGAAAGCGGTTATCTACAGCAACAAACCACTGCCGGAGTTGGCGCAGTTGGCGGCAGAAACTTTTGGTCGCGTGCCAAATAAAGAGAGCCAAAAACCAGAAATCACCGTGCCGGTGGTGACCGACGCGCAAAAGGGCATCATCATCCATTACGTGCCCGCGCTGCCACGAAAAGTGGTGCGCGTGGAGTTTCGTATCGATAACAACTCCGCGAAGTTTCGCAGTAAAACCGATGAATTGATCACCTATCTGATTGGCAATCGTAGTCCTGGAACTCTCTCGGACTGGTTGCAAAAGCAGGGCCTGGTCGAAGGCATAAGTGCCAGTTCCGATCCTATCGTTAACGGCAACAGCGGCGTGTTAGCGATCTCGGCAACCTTAACTGATAAAGGCCTCGCTAACCGTGACGAAGTGATTGCGGCTATTTTCAGCTATCTCAATTTATTGCGTGAAAAAGGCGTGGATAAACAGTACTTCGATGAACTGGCGCATGTGCTGGATCTCGATTTCCGTTATCCGTCGATCACCCGTGATATGGATTACGTCGAATGGCTGGCGGATACCATGATTCGCGTACCGGTTGAGCATACTCTGGATGCCGTGAATATCGCCGACCAGTATGACGCCAAAGCTGTTAAAGAAAGGCTGGCGATGATGACGCCACAGAACGCACGAATCTGGTATATCAGCCCGAAAGAGCCGCACAATAAAACCGCCTATTTTGTCGATGCACCTTATCAGGTTGATAAAATCAGTGAACAAACCTTCGCTGACTGGCAGAAAAAAGCGGCAGGTATTGCGCTCTCTTTGCCGGAGCTTAACCCCTATATACCAGATGATTTTTCGCTGATCACGCCAGAGAAAAAATATGATCACCCTGAGTTAATTGTTGATGAGTCAGATTTGCGTGTGGTGTATGCCCCAAGCCGCTATTTTGCCAGTGAGCCAAAAGCCGATATCAGCCTGATTTTGCGCAATCCGAAAGCGATGGACAGTGCCCGCAATCAGGTCATGTTTGCGTTAAATGATTATCTGGCGGGGCTTGCCCTTGACCAGTTAAGTAACCAGGCTGCGGTGGGGGGAATAAGCATTTCCACCAATGCGAATAATGGCTTAATGGTTAACGCTAGTGGTTATACCCAGCGATTACCGCAACTTTTCCAGGCCTTGTTGACGGGCTACTTTAGCTATAGCGCTACAGAAGAACAGCTTGAACAGGCGAAATCCTGGTATATCCAGATGCTGGATTCGGCGGAAAAAGGAAAAGCATTTGAGCAGGCGATTATGCCAGTACAGATGCTTTCTCAAGTGCCTTACTTCCCGCGTGACGAGCGCCGCAAACTGTTGTCTGGCATTAGCCTGAAAGACGTTATGGCCTATCGTGAGACATTGAAAACAGGCGCGCGCCCCGAGTTTATGGTCATTGGCAATATGAGCGAAGCGCAAGCGAAAACACTCGCGCGTGACGTGCAAAAACAGCTGGGCGCAGAGGGTACTGAATGGTGTCGTAACAAAGACGTGCTGGTAGATAAAAAACAGTCAGTTATTCTTGAGCAAGCCGGAAGTAGCACTGATTCGGCACTGGCAGCTGTATTCGTTCCCACCGGTTATGACGAATACACCAGCTCTGCCTACAGCGCTATGCTGGGGCAAATTGTTCAGCCGTGGTTCTATAACCAGTTGCGTACAGAGGAGCAACTGGGCTATGCGGTATTTGCCTTCCCGATGAGCGTGGGGCGTCAATGGGGGATGGGATTCCTGCTGCAAAGCAGCGATAAACAGCCGTCTTACCTTTGGAAACGCTATAAAGATTTCTTCCCTGTGGCAGAAGCAAAATTGCGGGCGATGAAACCGGAAGAGTTCGCACAAATCCAGCAGGCTATTATTACTCAGATGTTGCAGGCACCGCAGACACTGGGCGAAGAAGCCTCGAAGTTAAGCAAAGATTTCGATCGTGGCAATATGCGCTTTGATTCACGTGATAAAATTGTGGCACAGATAAAACAGCTGACGCCGCAAAAACTTGCCGATTTCTTCCATCAGGCGGTGGTTGAGCCGCAAGGCATGGCTATCTTGTCGCAGATTTCTGGCAGCCAGAACGGGAAAGCAGAGTATGTGCACCCGGAAGGCTGGAAAGTGTGGGAGAACGTCAGCGCGTTGCAGCAAACAATGCCCCTGATGAGTGAAAAGAATGAGTGA